The Naumovozyma dairenensis CBS 421 chromosome 3, complete genome genome has a window encoding:
- the RPO31 gene encoding DNA-directed RNA polymerase III core subunit RPO31 (similar to Saccharomyces cerevisiae RPO31 (YOR116C); ancestral locus Anc_5.426) → MKEVVVSENPKRISGLEFSALSAADIVAQSEVEISSRDLFDLEKGREPKTGGALDKRMGVSSSSLECETCHGNLASCHGHFGHIKLALPVFHVGYFKATIQILQGICKTCSAILLSDKDRRQFLNELRRPGVDNLRRMGILKKVLDQCKKQRRCLQCGALNGVVKKAAAGAGSASLKIIHDNFRWVGKKSAPEKDKWVGDWKEVLSHHPELERFVKRCSDDLNPLKTLNLFKQIKPEDCELLGVNSTVKSGRPETYIWRYLPAPPVCIRPSVMMQDSPASNEDDLTVKLTEIVWTSSLIKAGLEKGISINNMMEHWDYLQLTVAMYINSDSVNPAMLPGASSGGGKVKPIRGFCQRLKGKQGRFRGNLSGKRVDFSGRTVISPDPNLSIDEVAVPDRVAKVLTFPEKVTRYNRQKLQQLIINGPNVHPGANYLLKNNEDARRNLRYGDRVKLAKNLQFGDVVERHLEDGDVVLFNRQPSLHRLSILSHYAKIRPWRTFRLNECVCTPYNADFDGDEMNLHVPQTEEARAEAINLMGVKNNLLTPKSGEPIIAATQDFITGSYLISHKDSFFDRATLTQLLSMMCDANLQFDIPPPAIMKPHYLWTGKQLFSLLIKPNKDSPVVINLDAKNKVYIPPKTKAYPNEMSRNDGYVIIRGSQILSGVMDKSVLGDGKKHSVFYTILRDYGPQEAATAMNRMAKLCARFLGNRGFSIGISDVTPADDLKQKKEELVEIAYAKCDELIDQFNKGKLETQPGCNEEQTLEAKIGGLLSKVREEVGDVCINELDNLNAPLIMATCGSKGSTLNVSQMVAVVGQQIISGNRVPDGFQDRSLPHFQKNSKTPQSKGFVRNSFFSGLTPPEFLFHAISGREGLVDTAVKTAETGYMSRRLMKSLEDLSCQYDNTVRTSSNGIVQFTYGGDGLDPMEMEGNAKPVNFNRSWDHATNITFSPDQHGLLPYQIMETTNAILKPLEDRLIRYDNLGEIVPNEDSTKAEYVDQFDAERDFYKSLRDYMDEKAKVLGSVRKSRGMLPMVDEPAEELKKMNPDEQVPETIRYSVDQLYKITEDLVKKFLEIALYKYRKARVEPGTAVGAIGAQSIGEPGTQMTLKTFHFAGVASMNVTLGVPRIKEIINASKVISTPIINAVLVNENDERAARVVKGRIEKTLLSDVAYYIQDVYKDNLSFIQVRIDLNTIEKLQLELTIEDIAVALTRAPKLKILTSDVNIIGKDKIAINVFPEGYKAKSISTAAKEPTENAVFYRMQHLRRALPSIVVKGLPEIARAVINIRDDGKRELLVEGYGLRDVMCTDGVIGMKTTTNHILEVNTVLGIEAARSSIVGEIDYTMSNHGMSVDPRHIQLLGDVMTYKGEVLGITRFGLSKMRDSVLQLASFEKTTDHLFDAAFYMKKDAVEGVSECIILGQTMSIGTGSFKVVKGTEIAKESLKPKPTLFENLTSSRSIKMN, encoded by the coding sequence ATGAAAGAGGTAGTTGTCAGTGAGAATCCCAAAAGGATCAGTGGATTGGAATTCAGTGCCTTAAGTGCAGCTGATATAGTTGCTCAATCAGAAGTGGAAATATCATCCCGTGACTTGTTTGATCTTGAGAAAGGTAGAGAACCTAAGACTGGTGGTGCCCTAGATAAAAGAATGGGGGTTTCATCATCTAGTCTTGAATGTGAGACTTGTCATGGGAACTTGGCTTCATGTCATGGTCATTTCGGGCATATTAAATTGGCTTTGCCTGTGTTCCATGTCGGGTATTTCAAAGCTacaattcaaatattaCAAGGGATCTGTAAGACTTGTTCTGCTATCTTGTTGAGTGATAAGGATAGAAGACAATTTTTGAACGAGTTACGTCGTCCAGGTGTGGATAATTTAAGAAGAATGGggatattgaaaaaagtttTGGATCAATGtaaaaaacaaagaagatGTTTACAATGTGGTGCATTAAATGGTGTTGTTAAAAAAGCTGCAGCTGGGGCAGGTAGTGCCTCGTTGAAAATTATACATGATAACTTCCGTTGGGTTGGTAAGAAATCAGCTCCAGAAAAGGATAAATGGGTTGGTGATTGGAAAGAAGTCTTATCTCATCATCCAGAACTAGAAAGATTCGTCAAACGTTGTTCAGATGATTTGAATCCATTAAAGACtttaaatcttttcaaaCAAATCAAACCAGAAGACTGCGAATTATTAGGTGTAAACTCGACAGTGAAATCAGGTAGACCAGAAACTTATATATGGAGATATTTACCTGCTCCACCAGTTTGTATTAGACCATCCGTCATGATGCAAGATTCACCAGCATCTAACGAAGATGATTTGACGGTTAAGTTGACAGAAATCGTCTGGACTTCATCCTTAATCAAAGCTGGTCTGGAAAAGGGTATttccattaataatatgatGGAACATTGGGATTATTTGCAATTAACAGTCGCCATGTATATCAATTCAGATTCAGTGAACCCAGCCATGTTACCAGGTGCATCTAGTGGTGGTGGTAAAGTAAAACCTATTCGTGGGTTCTGTCAACGTTTAAAAGGTAAACAAGGGAGATTTAGAGGTAATTTATCAGGTAAGCGTGTCGATTTCTCAGGTAGAACAGTAATTTCCCCAGACCCCAATCTTTCCATCGATGAAGTGGCTGTCCCAGATCGTGTGGCGAAAGTCTTAACATTCCCAGAAAAGGTTACACGCTATAATAGAcaaaaattacaacaatTGATTATAAATGGTCCAAACGTTCATCCAGGTGCCAACtatctattgaaaaataatgaagatgcaAGAAGAAATTTACGTTATGGTGATCGTGTTAAATTGGCCaaaaatttacaatttGGAGATGTCGTCGAAAGACATCTAGAAGATGGTGACGTAGTCTTATTTAACCGTCAACCATCCTTACATAGATTATCTATCTTATCGCATTATGCCAAGATTCGTCCATGGAGAACATTTAGATTAAATGAATGTGTCTGTACCCCATATAATGCAGATTTTGATGGGGATGAAATGAATTTACATGTCCCACAGACTGAAGAAGCAAGAGCTGAAGCCATTAATTTAATGGGagttaaaaataatttgttAACTCCAAAATCAGGTGAACCAATTATTGCAGCTACACAAGATTTCATCACAGGTtcttatttaatttcacATAAGgattctttctttgatagGGCCACTTTGACACAATTATTGTCTATGATGTGTGACGCAAATTTACAGTTTGATATTCCTCCACCAGCAATCATGAAGCCACATTATTTATGGACTGGTAAACAACTTTTCTCCTTATTAATTAAACCAAATAAAGACTCTCCCGTTGTCATCAATTTGGATGCTAAAAACAAAGTATATATTCCTCCAAAGACGAAAGCTTATCCTAATGAAATGTCAAGAAATGATGGGTACGTTATTATCAGAGGCTCCCAAATTTTAAGTGGTGTCATGGATAAATCAGTTTTAGGTGATGGTAAAAAGCATTCGGTCTTTTATACAATTTTAAGAGATTATGGACCTCAAGAAGCAGCTACCGCCATGAATAGAATGGCTAAACTTTGTGCGAGATTCCTAGGTAATAGAGGGTTTTCAATCGGTATTAGTGATGTTACTCCAGCAGATGatttgaaacaaaagaaggaagaatTAGTTGAAATCGCTTACGCCAAGTGTGACGAATTAATCGatcaatttaataaagGTAAATTAGAAACCCAACCAGGTTGTAACGAAGAACAAACATTGGAAGCAAAAATTGGTGGTCTATTATCCAAAGTTAGAGAAGAAGTGGGGGACGTTTGTATTAACGAACTGGATAATTTGAATGCACCTTTGATTATGGCAACTTGTGGTTCTAAAGGTTCTACTTTAAATGTTTCTCAAATGGTGGCTGTTGTTGGTCAGCAGATTATTTCTGGTAATCGTGTTCCTGATGGGTTCCAAGATCGTTCATTACCTCATTTCCAAAAGAATTCTAAAACTCCACAATCCAAGGGGTTCGTTAGAAATTCTTTCTTCTCCGGCTTAACACCTCCagaatttttatttcatgCTATTTCAGGTCGTGAAGGGTTAGTCGATACTGCCGTTAAAACAGCTGAAACGGGTTATATGTCACGTAGGTTAATGAAATCTCTTGAAGATTTATCTTGCCAATATGATAATACAGTAAGAACCTCTTCAAATGGTATTGTCCAATTTACTTATGGTGGTGATGGTTTGGATCCTATGGAAATGGAAGGTAATGCAAAACCAGTTAATTTCAATAGATCATGGGATCATGCTACTAATATCACATTCAGTCCTGACCAGCATGGTCTATTACCATATCAAATCATGGAAACAACAAATGCTATTTTGAAACCTCTCGAAGATAGATTAATACGATATGATAACTTAGGTGAAATTGTGCCAAATGAGGATTCTACAAAGGCTGAATATGTTGATCAATTCGATGCCGAAAGAGATTTTTATAAATCATTAAGAGATTATATGGATGAAAAGGCGAAAGTGTTAGGTTCCGTTAGAAAATCTAGAGGTATGTTACCAATGGTTGATGAACCAGCTGAAGaactgaaaaaaatgaaccCAGATGAACAGGTTCCTGAAACAATAAGATATTCTGTCGATCAACTTTATAAAATCACTGAAGACTTAGTCAAGAAATTCCTTGAGATTGCATTATACAAGTACCGTAAGGCAAGAGTCGAACCAGGTACCGCTGTTGGGGCCATTGGTGCGCAATCTATTGGTGAACCTGGTACACAAATGACATTGAAGACTTTCCATTTTGCTGGTGTTGCTTCTATGAATGTTACGTTAGGTGTGCCTCGTATTaaggaaattattaatgcCTCTAAAGTTATTTCTACTCCAATTATTAACGCTGTCTTagttaatgaaaatgatgaaagaGCTGCTAGAGTTGTCAAAGgtagaattgaaaagacaTTGTTATCCGATGTTGCCTACTATATTCAAGATGTTTACaaagataatttatcatttatcCAAGTCCGTATAGATTTGAATACCATcgaaaaattacaattagaGCTTACGATTGAAGATATCGCCGTAGCATTAACAAGAGCgccaaaattgaaaatactGACTTCAGATGTTAACATTATAGGAAAAGACAAGATTGCGATTAACGTCTTCCCAGAAGGTTACAAGGCTAAATCTATATCAACCGCTGCAAAGGAACCGACAGAGAATGCAGTATTTTACAGGATGCAACATCTTCGTCGTGCATTGCCTAGTATTGTTGTTAAAGGTCTTCCTGAAATTGCTAGAGCCGTTATTAATATCCGTGACGATGGTAAGAGAGAATTATTGGTTGAAGGGTACGGTCTGAGGGATGTGATGTGTACAGATGGTGTTATTGGTATGAAGACAACTACCAATCATATTCTTGAAGTGAACACTGTGCTGGGTATTGAAGCAGCTAGATCAAGTATTGTCGGAGAAATCGATTATACTATGAGTAATCACGGTATGAGTGTTGATCCACgtcatattcaattattagGTGATGTTATGACTTACAAGGGAGAGGTTTTAGGTATTACAAGATTTGGTTTAAGTAAAATGAGAGACTCTGTTCTTCAATTGGcatcttttgaaaagacCACAGATCATTTATTTGATGCTGCGTTCTATATGAAGAAAGATGCCGTTGAAGGTGTTTCAGAATGTATTATTTTGGGTCAAACAATGTCTATTGGTACCGGTTCTTTCAAAGTTGTCAAGGGAACCGAGATCGCCAAGGAATCCTTGAAACCAAAGCcaacattatttgaaaacttgACAAGTTCAAGATCTATCAAAATGAACTGA